The Prosthecomicrobium sp. N25 genome contains a region encoding:
- a CDS encoding HD-GYP domain-containing protein — protein sequence MASESRAEAWTTATRETIRLVVLGTGPAPRLVGKGPLLVDLDMLAPDHVRFAKQALSAWRGERIFLLRGVNRLAEAQAAALGASRIVRPSELAALIAPPVRTAPKPVEDPSPALGSVDRGMRALESSFAGMATGATIDPAAILETGRAMIGAIETVGILHWLDTVRDHHSGTYQHCLLVTGLAIAFARAAGLAEPDALSLAAAGLVHDIGKARVPLALLDKPGRLSLEERLIMQAHAVHGSLYLQRQDAFTPEIRDMVRHHHEYLDGSGYPDRLVADQIPTLTRMLTIADVFGAMVEKRAYKHPVPPMEAYAALVGLARQGKLDAALVDAFRPVAESLAVQG from the coding sequence TTGGCATCTGAATCGCGCGCGGAGGCCTGGACGACTGCCACACGCGAGACGATCCGCCTGGTTGTGCTCGGCACCGGCCCGGCGCCGCGCCTTGTGGGCAAGGGTCCGCTTCTGGTCGACCTCGACATGCTCGCCCCGGACCACGTCCGCTTCGCCAAGCAGGCCCTGTCCGCCTGGCGCGGCGAGCGGATCTTCTTGCTGAGAGGCGTCAACCGGCTCGCCGAGGCCCAGGCGGCCGCGCTCGGGGCGAGCCGCATCGTGCGGCCCTCGGAGCTGGCCGCCCTCATCGCCCCTCCAGTCCGCACCGCCCCCAAGCCTGTCGAGGATCCCTCCCCCGCCCTCGGCTCCGTGGACCGGGGCATGCGAGCGCTCGAAAGCAGCTTCGCCGGGATGGCGACCGGCGCAACCATCGACCCTGCGGCCATCCTGGAAACAGGTCGCGCCATGATCGGCGCGATCGAGACCGTCGGCATCCTGCACTGGCTCGACACGGTCCGCGACCACCACTCCGGAACCTATCAGCATTGCCTGCTGGTGACCGGCCTCGCCATCGCGTTCGCCCGCGCGGCGGGCCTCGCCGAACCCGATGCCCTGTCGCTCGCCGCCGCCGGTCTCGTCCACGACATCGGCAAGGCCCGCGTGCCCCTGGCGCTGCTCGACAAGCCCGGCCGGCTCAGCCTGGAGGAGCGGCTGATCATGCAGGCCCACGCGGTGCACGGTTCGCTGTACCTGCAGCGCCAGGACGCCTTCACGCCCGAGATCCGCGACATGGTCCGCCACCACCACGAATACCTTGATGGGAGCGGCTACCCGGACCGTCTCGTCGCGGACCAGATCCCCACCCTGACGCGCATGCTGACCATCGCGGACGTCTTCGGCGCCATGGTGGAGAAGCGCGCCTACAAGCACCCCGTGCCCCCCATGGAGGCCTATGCCGCCCTCGTCGGCCTCGCCCGTCAGGGCAAGCTCGACGCCGCGCTGGTCGACGCGTTCAGGCCGGTCGCCGAAAGTCTCGCGGTCCAGGGCTGA
- the crcB gene encoding fluoride efflux transporter CrcB — MAVPPLLHVVLVFVGGGLGSVLRYLTSLAALALFGPGFPWGTLTVNVVGSGVMGFVAAYIVLRWTPEGGGDALRLFLMTGVLGGFTTFSAFSLDVLTLWQRGAVGTATVYAVVSVAVSILALVLAAAATRSLMVG, encoded by the coding sequence ATGGCGGTTCCGCCTCTCCTGCATGTCGTCCTGGTCTTCGTCGGCGGCGGGCTCGGGTCCGTCCTGCGGTATCTGACGAGCCTCGCGGCGCTCGCCCTGTTCGGGCCGGGCTTCCCCTGGGGGACGCTGACGGTCAACGTGGTGGGCTCGGGCGTGATGGGCTTCGTCGCCGCCTACATCGTGCTGCGCTGGACGCCCGAAGGGGGCGGCGACGCGCTGCGCCTCTTCCTGATGACCGGCGTCCTCGGGGGCTTCACCACCTTCTCGGCTTTCTCGCTCGACGTCCTGACGCTCTGGCAGCGGGGTGCCGTCGGAACCGCCACGGTCTATGCGGTCGTGTCCGTGGCGGTCTCGATCCTGGCGCTGGTGCTCGCCGCGGCGGCGACGCGGTCCCTGATGGTGGGCTGA
- a CDS encoding RluA family pseudouridine synthase, with product MAQVENKAVVEDEAGLRLDRWFKLHYPGLGFGALQKLVRTGQVRVDGKRVETSTRLVSGQSVRVPPLAAGTTEGEEAPKRAMPRADGDDAAFLRSITLWEDEDVLVLNKPAGLAVQGGSGLTRHVDAMLEALKDRKGQVPRLVHRLDRETAGCLVVAKTRSMAAELAATFRSRSARKIYWALVAGVPKPQQGRISTWLARDEADGERMKVARHGEEGAAHALTHYAVVDTAGPKLAWLSLKPVTGRTHQLRAHCAHIGHPIVGDPKYFVKRDWDLPGGMQNRLHLLARRIVLPHPRGKGSIDVTAPLPPHMQQSWNLLGFDAKAYDRSEETED from the coding sequence ATGGCACAGGTCGAAAACAAGGCGGTCGTCGAGGACGAGGCCGGGCTCAGGCTCGACCGCTGGTTCAAGCTGCACTACCCGGGCCTGGGCTTCGGCGCGCTGCAGAAGCTCGTCCGCACGGGCCAGGTGCGCGTGGACGGCAAGCGGGTGGAGACCTCGACGCGCCTCGTCTCCGGGCAGTCCGTGCGCGTCCCCCCGCTGGCCGCGGGGACCACGGAGGGCGAGGAGGCGCCGAAGCGGGCGATGCCGCGGGCGGACGGCGACGACGCGGCGTTCCTGCGGTCGATCACCCTGTGGGAAGACGAAGACGTGCTCGTCCTCAACAAGCCGGCCGGCCTCGCCGTGCAGGGGGGGTCGGGGCTGACCCGGCACGTCGACGCCATGCTGGAGGCGCTCAAGGACAGGAAGGGGCAGGTGCCGCGGCTCGTGCATCGGCTCGACCGCGAGACGGCCGGGTGCCTGGTGGTCGCCAAGACGCGCTCGATGGCGGCCGAACTGGCGGCGACGTTCCGCTCGCGCTCGGCGCGCAAGATCTATTGGGCACTGGTCGCCGGCGTGCCGAAGCCGCAGCAGGGCCGGATCTCGACCTGGCTCGCCCGGGACGAGGCGGACGGTGAGCGCATGAAGGTGGCCCGCCACGGCGAGGAAGGGGCGGCCCATGCGCTGACCCACTATGCGGTGGTCGACACGGCCGGCCCGAAGCTCGCCTGGCTGTCGCTGAAGCCGGTGACCGGGCGCACGCACCAGCTCCGCGCCCACTGTGCCCATATCGGCCACCCGATCGTCGGCGACCCGAAATACTTCGTCAAACGGGACTGGGACCTGCCGGGGGGCATGCAGAACCGGCTCCACCTGCTGGCCCGGCGGATCGTGCTGCCGCATCCGCGCGGAAAGGGCTCGATCGACGTGACGGCGCCGCTGCCGCCGCACATGCAGCAGTCCTGGAACCTCCTCGGCTTCGACGCCAAGGCGTACGACAGGTCGGAGGAGACCGAGGACTGA
- a CDS encoding RluA family pseudouridine synthase, protein MRLDRYIRIHWPQLAFGAVSNALRRGRITVDGRRAKPTDRLGADQVVRLGGLGGESARLRAAPSAGGEAAAEPSPTDRAFLDSILVYRDDELLVFDKPAGLAVHAGTRTTRHLEGLLAAYADPEHGRPRLVHRLDKDTSGLIVAARRREIAAQLGRAFAARDVTKEYRAVVAGVPSPGTGTIELPLAKVETAAGGRVVAGHRPEASPALTRYAVLSASPDGARSLVALRPETGRQHQLRVHMAAIGHAILGDRLYGGAAAQRADRLLLHAARLTFRHPRGGTLDLSAPVPAVFDVAD, encoded by the coding sequence ATGCGATTAGATAGGTATATTCGAATACATTGGCCCCAACTAGCGTTCGGAGCAGTTTCGAATGCACTGAGGCGCGGGCGCATCACCGTGGACGGGCGGCGGGCGAAGCCGACCGACCGGCTCGGTGCCGACCAGGTCGTGCGCCTCGGCGGGCTCGGGGGCGAATCTGCCCGCCTGCGGGCGGCCCCCAGTGCCGGAGGAGAGGCGGCGGCGGAGCCGTCGCCGACCGACCGGGCCTTCCTCGACTCGATTCTCGTCTATCGGGACGACGAGCTCCTGGTCTTCGACAAGCCGGCAGGGCTCGCCGTTCACGCGGGGACGCGGACCACGCGGCACCTGGAAGGCCTCCTCGCCGCCTATGCGGACCCGGAGCACGGGCGGCCGAGACTGGTGCACCGGCTCGACAAGGACACCTCCGGACTGATCGTCGCCGCCCGGCGGCGCGAGATCGCGGCGCAACTCGGGCGTGCCTTCGCGGCGCGGGACGTGACGAAGGAGTACCGGGCGGTCGTCGCGGGCGTGCCGAGCCCGGGAACCGGCACGATCGAGCTTCCCCTCGCCAAGGTGGAGACCGCGGCGGGCGGACGCGTCGTGGCGGGTCATCGTCCGGAGGCATCGCCGGCCCTCACCCGCTATGCGGTCCTGTCGGCGAGCCCGGACGGGGCGCGGAGCCTCGTCGCGCTGCGGCCCGAGACCGGGCGGCAGCACCAGCTGCGCGTCCACATGGCGGCGATCGGACATGCCATCCTGGGCGACCGCCTCTATGGCGGGGCCGCAGCGCAGCGCGCGGACCGGCTGCTCCTGCACGCCGCCCGCCTGACCTTCCGGCATCCGCGAGGCGGAACCCTCGATCTGTCCGCCCCAGTGCCTGCGGTCTTTGACGTCGCGGATTGA
- a CDS encoding HAD-IA family hydrolase, translating into MDLILFDVDGTLVDSQHMIVGSMDRAFLALGREPPSREATLGVVGLSLQIAIGRLAPDTDDAGIADLAEAYSRAFQELRAGPHRQEPLFPGALAAIERLGARDGVVLGIATGKSRRGVASLLDLHALHGRFATIQTADDHPSKPHPSMILTALDETGIDPDRAIIVGDSSYDMEMARAAGIRPIGVAWGYMDPETLRRAGAEAILESYEDLDGVAGRLLDWS; encoded by the coding sequence ATGGATCTCATCCTTTTCGACGTCGACGGCACGCTCGTCGACAGCCAGCACATGATCGTCGGCTCGATGGACCGGGCCTTCCTGGCGCTCGGACGCGAGCCGCCGAGCCGGGAGGCGACCCTCGGGGTGGTCGGGCTCTCGCTCCAGATCGCGATCGGCCGGCTCGCCCCGGATACGGACGACGCCGGTATCGCCGACCTGGCCGAGGCCTACAGCCGGGCCTTCCAGGAGCTGCGCGCCGGACCGCACCGGCAGGAGCCGCTCTTCCCCGGAGCCCTCGCCGCCATCGAGCGGCTCGGCGCCCGGGACGGGGTCGTGCTCGGCATCGCCACCGGCAAGTCGCGACGCGGCGTCGCCTCGCTGCTCGACCTCCACGCCCTCCACGGCCGGTTCGCGACGATCCAGACGGCGGACGACCATCCGTCGAAGCCGCATCCCTCCATGATCCTGACCGCGCTCGACGAGACCGGGATCGACCCGGATCGCGCCATCATCGTGGGCGACAGTTCCTACGACATGGAGATGGCCCGCGCCGCCGGCATCCGCCCGATCGGGGTGGCGTGGGGCTACATGGATCCCGAAACCCTCAGGCGCGCCGGCGCGGAGGCCATCCTCGAGAGCTACGAGGACCTCGACGGCGTGGCGGGCCGCCTGCTCGACTGGTCTTGA
- a CDS encoding ATP12 family chaperone protein, with product MRDFLSYDPKDYDPSRFEASAFDPDPVQRARNAFRTELPKRFYKDATAEPAEEGHRILLDGRPVRTPARKVLAVPRPDLAALIAAEWGAQGERIDPATMPHTRLANAVVDGVVERREEVAADALKYAGTDLVSYRASTPERLVDRQTELWDPVLDWVEEAYGARFLVAEGIIHVAQDPEALAAVGRAVQGLDPWRLAGLHSMTTITGSLLIALAHLQGRLGREEAWTAAQIDEDWNMALWGRDPEAVARLEARRRDFEAASAFARETGPG from the coding sequence ATGCGTGACTTTCTCTCCTACGATCCCAAGGACTACGATCCCTCCCGGTTCGAGGCGTCGGCCTTCGACCCGGATCCTGTCCAGCGTGCGCGCAACGCGTTCCGGACCGAGCTGCCCAAGCGCTTCTACAAGGACGCGACGGCCGAGCCCGCCGAGGAGGGGCACCGCATCCTGCTCGACGGCCGTCCGGTCCGGACGCCGGCCCGCAAGGTCCTGGCGGTGCCGCGCCCCGACCTCGCCGCGCTGATTGCCGCGGAGTGGGGGGCGCAGGGGGAGCGGATCGACCCGGCGACGATGCCGCATACCCGGCTCGCCAACGCGGTGGTGGACGGCGTCGTGGAGCGGCGGGAGGAGGTCGCCGCCGATGCGCTGAAATATGCCGGGACCGACCTCGTCTCCTACCGGGCGAGCACGCCGGAGCGGCTGGTCGACCGGCAGACGGAGCTCTGGGACCCTGTGCTCGACTGGGTGGAGGAGGCCTATGGCGCGCGCTTTCTCGTCGCGGAGGGGATCATCCATGTGGCGCAGGACCCGGAGGCGCTCGCCGCGGTCGGCCGGGCGGTTCAGGGGCTCGACCCCTGGCGGCTGGCGGGGCTGCACTCCATGACCACAATCACCGGCTCGCTCCTGATCGCGCTCGCGCATCTCCAGGGCCGTCTCGGGCGCGAAGAGGCCTGGACGGCGGCGCAGATCGACGAGGATTGGAACATGGCGCTCTGGGGTCGCGACCCGGAGGCGGTCGCCCGCCTGGAGGCGCGCCGGCGCGATTTCGAGGCCGCCTCGGCCTTCGCGCGGGAGACCGGTCCGGGATGA
- a CDS encoding sulfotransferase family 2 domain-containing protein, translating into MIVSHRHGFLFIKTRKTGGTSVELALSEICGPEDVVTPVSRPDERLRRGRGPQNYLRPWRERPWDWPLRLLRARNRPDPALMRFWPHMSATQVREALGAEIFDRYLKVTIERNPWDRELSGYHWAMRNAGPGRPSFEEHVLDPSGRHAFHNFEKYSIAGRIVADVVLRHDRLEDDFVALMARLGIDPPPALPAAKSGIRSADSRDYRRHHTPATRAAVAERYRREIEAFGFEF; encoded by the coding sequence ATGATCGTGTCGCACCGGCACGGCTTCCTCTTCATCAAGACCCGCAAGACGGGGGGGACCAGCGTCGAGCTGGCGCTCTCGGAGATCTGCGGGCCGGAGGACGTGGTCACGCCGGTGTCGCGGCCCGACGAGCGGCTGAGGCGCGGCCGCGGGCCGCAGAACTACCTGAGGCCCTGGCGGGAGCGGCCGTGGGACTGGCCGCTCCGCCTGCTCCGCGCCCGCAACCGGCCCGATCCGGCCCTGATGCGGTTCTGGCCGCACATGAGCGCGACGCAGGTCCGGGAGGCCCTCGGGGCGGAGATCTTCGACCGTTACCTCAAGGTGACGATCGAGCGGAACCCCTGGGACCGCGAGCTGTCGGGCTACCATTGGGCGATGCGCAACGCGGGGCCCGGGCGGCCGTCCTTCGAGGAGCACGTGCTCGACCCGTCCGGCCGGCACGCGTTCCACAACTTCGAGAAATACTCGATCGCGGGCCGGATCGTCGCCGACGTGGTGCTGCGCCACGACCGCCTGGAGGACGATTTCGTGGCCCTGATGGCGCGCCTCGGCATCGACCCGCCGCCGGCGCTGCCGGCCGCCAAGTCCGGCATCCGGAGCGCCGATTCGCGCGACTACCGGCGGCACCACACGCCGGCGACACGGGCGGCGGTCGCGGAGCGCTACCGGCGCGAAATCGAGGCGTTCGGCTTCGAGTTTTGA
- a CDS encoding sulfotransferase family 2 domain-containing protein — protein MIISHRHRFIYLKCRKVGSTSVEVALADLCGPEDVVTPLDGAKTRADGRRHVNWQNHDVPRDRWPLLARALVAAGVSKRAAGVEYFNHIRAARLRRLLGAEVFDGYLKVAIERNPWDREVSNFYFHHPKPEGRPSFEEFLRRHTRRKPIDNFDIYSIDGRVVADIVLRHERLDEDFAALMARLGIDPTPALPRARSHQRPDKGRYRDLYTTETRDLVARLYAREIRTFGYEF, from the coding sequence ATGATCATCAGCCACCGTCATCGCTTCATCTACCTGAAGTGCCGCAAGGTCGGCTCGACCAGCGTCGAGGTGGCGCTTGCCGACCTGTGCGGCCCGGAGGACGTGGTGACCCCGCTCGACGGGGCGAAGACGCGCGCGGACGGCCGGCGCCATGTGAACTGGCAGAACCATGACGTTCCCCGGGACCGCTGGCCGCTGCTCGCGCGGGCGCTGGTGGCCGCCGGGGTGTCGAAGCGGGCGGCGGGGGTCGAGTATTTCAACCACATCCGCGCGGCGCGCCTGCGCCGGCTGCTCGGGGCGGAGGTCTTCGACGGCTACCTGAAGGTGGCGATCGAGCGCAACCCGTGGGACCGGGAGGTCTCGAACTTCTATTTCCATCACCCGAAGCCGGAAGGGCGCCCGTCCTTCGAGGAATTCCTCCGCCGGCACACCAGGCGGAAGCCGATCGACAACTTCGACATCTATTCGATCGACGGCCGGGTCGTCGCCGACATCGTTCTCCGGCACGAGCGGCTCGACGAGGACTTCGCGGCCCTGATGGCCCGCCTCGGGATCGACCCGACGCCCGCGCTGCCGCGGGCCCGCTCGCACCAGAGGCCGGACAAGGGACGCTACCGCGATCTCTACACGACCGAGACGAGGGACCTCGTCGCTCGCCTCTACGCCAGGGAGATCCGTACCTTCGGGTACGAGTTCTGA
- a CDS encoding sulfotransferase family 2 domain-containing protein: protein MILSHRHRFIFIKTAKTAGTSIEFALATLCGPEDVVTPVSEREERERGEHGARNWVVPLRARPLRWWWAKATGLNTKWYGEVYYNHMGAARVRALVGEAVWSSYRKVAVERNPWDREVSNYFYRARLQKNPPSFRDFVLDDRLHHPLKNFHAYSIDGRVAVDRVLRFERLEEDLGTFLAEVGIDRLPPLPRQKGNLRPKGIPYRDYYDDETREKVARLYAPEIALMGYRF, encoded by the coding sequence ATGATCCTGTCGCACCGGCACCGATTCATCTTCATCAAGACGGCCAAAACGGCCGGAACCAGCATCGAATTCGCCCTCGCGACCCTGTGCGGCCCGGAGGACGTGGTCACGCCGGTGTCGGAGCGGGAGGAACGGGAGCGGGGGGAGCACGGGGCGCGCAACTGGGTGGTGCCGCTCCGCGCGCGGCCGCTCAGGTGGTGGTGGGCCAAGGCCACGGGACTGAACACGAAGTGGTACGGCGAGGTCTACTACAACCACATGGGCGCCGCGCGCGTGCGGGCGCTCGTCGGCGAGGCGGTCTGGTCGAGCTACCGGAAGGTCGCGGTCGAGCGCAACCCGTGGGACCGCGAGGTGTCCAACTACTTCTACCGGGCCCGACTTCAGAAGAACCCGCCGAGCTTTCGGGACTTCGTCCTCGACGACCGGCTTCATCATCCGCTGAAAAACTTCCACGCCTATTCGATCGACGGCCGGGTGGCGGTCGACCGGGTGCTGCGGTTCGAGAGGTTGGAGGAGGACCTGGGGACGTTCCTCGCCGAGGTCGGGATCGACCGCCTGCCGCCGCTGCCGCGCCAGAAGGGCAACCTGCGGCCGAAGGGCATTCCCTACCGGGACTACTACGACGACGAGACGCGGGAGAAGGTCGCCCGGCTCTACGCGCCGGAGATCGCGCTGATGGGCTACCGGTTCTGA
- a CDS encoding acyl-CoA carboxylase subunit beta: MKEILAELERRRSEAWAGGGPKRIEAQHKRGKLTARERIECLLDERSFEEIDIYVEHRCTDFGMADSKTPGDGVVIGSGTINGRVVYVFAKDFTVFGGSLSETHAGKMTKLQDMALRNRAPIIGLFDAGGARIQEGVAALGGYGEVFLRNVLASGVIPQISLIMGPCAGGDVYSPAMTDFIFMVRDTSYMFVTGPDVVKTVTNEIVTSEELGGASVHTTKSSVADGSFENDVEALLQVRRLVDFLPANNQASLPEIATHDLADRVDRSLDTLVPDNPNKPYDMKELILKVVDEGDFFEIQGNHARNILCGFGRMEGRTIGVVANQPMVLAGVLDIDASKKAARFVRFCDCFNIPIVTFVDVPGFLPGTAQEYGGLIKHGAKLLFAFAEATVPKVTVITRKAYGGAYDVMSSKHIRGDVNYAWPTAEIAVMGAKGAVEILYRSELGDPEKIARRTKEYQDRFANPFVAAERGYIDDVIMPHSTRSRIARALRLLRNKQVENPWKKHDNIPL; encoded by the coding sequence ATGAAGGAAATCCTCGCTGAACTGGAGCGTCGGCGGTCGGAAGCCTGGGCCGGCGGCGGCCCGAAGCGGATCGAGGCGCAGCACAAGCGCGGCAAGCTGACGGCGCGCGAGCGGATCGAGTGCCTGCTCGACGAACGCTCCTTCGAGGAGATCGACATCTACGTCGAGCACCGCTGCACCGATTTCGGCATGGCCGATTCGAAGACGCCGGGCGACGGCGTGGTGATCGGCTCGGGCACGATCAACGGCCGGGTCGTCTACGTCTTCGCCAAGGACTTCACGGTGTTCGGCGGGTCCCTGTCGGAGACCCACGCCGGCAAGATGACCAAGCTGCAGGACATGGCGCTCCGCAACCGGGCGCCCATCATCGGCCTCTTCGACGCCGGCGGCGCGCGCATCCAGGAGGGCGTGGCGGCGCTCGGCGGCTACGGCGAGGTGTTCCTCCGCAACGTCCTCGCCTCGGGCGTGATCCCGCAGATCTCCCTCATCATGGGCCCCTGCGCGGGCGGCGACGTGTACTCGCCGGCAATGACGGACTTCATCTTCATGGTGCGCGACACGAGCTACATGTTCGTGACCGGCCCGGACGTGGTGAAGACGGTCACCAACGAGATCGTCACGTCGGAGGAACTCGGCGGGGCCTCCGTGCACACGACCAAGTCGTCGGTCGCCGACGGGTCCTTCGAGAACGACGTGGAGGCGCTGCTGCAGGTGCGCCGGCTGGTCGACTTCCTGCCCGCCAACAACCAGGCGTCGCTGCCGGAGATCGCCACCCACGACCTGGCGGACCGGGTCGACCGCTCGCTCGACACGCTGGTTCCCGACAATCCGAACAAGCCCTACGACATGAAGGAGCTGATCCTGAAGGTCGTTGACGAGGGCGACTTCTTCGAGATCCAGGGAAACCACGCCAGGAACATTCTCTGCGGTTTCGGCCGCATGGAGGGACGGACCATCGGGGTGGTCGCCAACCAGCCGATGGTGCTCGCGGGCGTCCTCGACATCGACGCTTCCAAGAAGGCGGCGCGCTTCGTCCGCTTCTGCGACTGCTTCAACATCCCGATCGTCACCTTCGTGGACGTGCCGGGCTTCCTGCCGGGCACCGCGCAGGAATACGGCGGGCTCATCAAGCACGGCGCCAAGCTGCTCTTCGCCTTCGCGGAGGCGACCGTGCCGAAGGTGACGGTCATCACCCGCAAGGCCTATGGCGGGGCCTACGACGTGATGAGCTCCAAGCACATCCGCGGCGACGTGAACTACGCCTGGCCGACGGCCGAGATCGCCGTGATGGGCGCCAAGGGGGCGGTCGAGATCCTCTACCGCTCCGAACTTGGCGATCCCGAGAAGATCGCCAGGCGCACCAAGGAATACCAGGACCGCTTCGCCAACCCCTTCGTGGCGGCCGAGCGGGGCTACATCGACGACGTGATCATGCCGCATTCGACCCGCTCGCGCATCGCCCGCGCGCTCCGGCTCCTGCGCAACAAGCAGGTCGAGAACCCCTGGAAGAAGCACGACAACATCCCGCTGTGA
- a CDS encoding DMT family transporter encodes MSRSPLIGSAMALAAGLLWSFGVLTVRFAAEADPFQYLIWRAVGVMAVMEGISVVSGGGLLLPRFLKTDRLGFVAAAGLVLAAVAFVFALKRTTVANAVFFASTAPLQTAILARIFLGERLGTGGVASILVGLAGLLVMVGGDLGGGDLAGNLGGLFSAFGFAVYAVAVRLGKGRDFAPVLAGYGLLTLLVCLAATLFNGRTLLPPPLDVAMAVTHGAALIGIGTILFNRASRAVPAVGLTVLAQTETVFAPLWVYLVFAETPKATSLAGGALILAAILLKAFTTPPEPRPALGERPA; translated from the coding sequence ATGTCCCGCTCGCCGCTGATCGGATCCGCCATGGCCCTCGCCGCCGGGCTGCTCTGGAGCTTCGGCGTCCTCACCGTCCGCTTCGCCGCCGAGGCCGATCCGTTCCAGTACCTGATCTGGCGTGCGGTCGGCGTCATGGCCGTGATGGAGGGCATCTCGGTCGTGTCCGGCGGCGGCCTGCTGCTGCCCCGGTTCCTCAAGACGGACCGGCTCGGCTTCGTCGCGGCCGCGGGCCTCGTCCTCGCCGCGGTCGCCTTCGTGTTCGCCCTGAAGCGGACCACTGTCGCCAATGCGGTCTTCTTCGCCTCCACGGCCCCCCTGCAGACCGCGATCCTGGCCCGTATCTTCCTGGGTGAACGGCTCGGGACGGGCGGGGTGGCCTCCATCCTGGTCGGGCTCGCCGGCCTCCTCGTCATGGTCGGCGGCGACCTCGGCGGCGGCGACCTGGCGGGCAACCTCGGCGGCCTGTTCTCGGCCTTCGGCTTCGCCGTCTATGCGGTCGCGGTGCGTCTCGGCAAGGGCCGCGACTTCGCGCCCGTCCTGGCCGGCTACGGGCTCTTGACCCTTCTGGTGTGCCTGGCCGCGACGCTCTTCAACGGGCGCACCCTGCTGCCGCCGCCGCTCGACGTCGCCATGGCGGTGACGCACGGCGCCGCGCTGATCGGCATCGGGACGATCCTCTTCAACCGCGCCTCCCGCGCCGTGCCCGCCGTCGGCCTGACGGTGCTGGCGCAGACAGAGACCGTCTTCGCCCCGCTCTGGGTCTACCTCGTCTTCGCCGAAACCCCCAAGGCGACGAGCCTGGCGGGCGGCGCACTGATCCTCGCCGCCATTCTCCTGAAGGCTTTCACGACTCCGCCCGAGCCGCGGCCCGCGCTCGGCGAGCGGCCGGCCTGA
- a CDS encoding MFS transporter: MPSAYRPVAALLVSVFVLLTGHGLLTTIVPLGARAHGASEVEVGLLGSAYFLGMMLGAVANPGAVRHAGHARAYTASIAIGIVATLGFAVFHEIGAWILFRGVLGFCLAGVYATVESWLQGKSDNAVRGRVISVYSVIQYAGWAAGNQLLRLDEPTGFTLFAAAAALLAASILPLALTEQDPPERPASPSLPVRWLWRTSPVAIVGVFLIGACNGPFWSLSAVYAAEIGLSTAQVGTYMTLLTAGCAALQIPVGRLSDRIDRRRVLLGLIGACVLFEVLIGLLGARLPHPVLYALGFALGSVLATQYYVLASHVNDRTGRENAVGVAAVLLLVYCLGAIAGPVSAAALMARAGPSLLYLHNAALHALFGGYVLWRMLAAGAPERAAAAAPIRPAA, encoded by the coding sequence GTGCCCTCCGCCTATCGCCCGGTCGCCGCCCTTCTCGTCTCCGTCTTCGTGCTCCTGACCGGCCACGGACTGCTGACCACGATCGTGCCCCTGGGAGCCCGCGCCCACGGGGCGAGCGAGGTGGAGGTCGGCCTGCTCGGCTCGGCCTACTTCCTCGGTATGATGCTCGGTGCCGTCGCCAACCCCGGCGCGGTCCGCCACGCCGGGCACGCCCGCGCCTACACGGCCTCCATCGCCATCGGCATCGTGGCGACCCTCGGCTTTGCCGTCTTCCACGAGATCGGGGCCTGGATCCTGTTCCGCGGCGTGCTCGGCTTCTGCCTCGCCGGGGTCTACGCCACGGTCGAGAGCTGGCTTCAGGGCAAGTCCGACAATGCCGTGCGCGGCCGGGTGATCTCGGTCTACAGCGTCATCCAGTATGCCGGCTGGGCCGCCGGCAACCAGTTGCTCCGGCTGGACGAGCCGACCGGCTTCACGCTCTTCGCCGCGGCCGCGGCCCTGCTCGCGGCCTCGATCCTGCCCCTCGCGCTCACCGAGCAGGATCCGCCGGAACGGCCGGCGAGCCCCAGCCTGCCGGTCCGCTGGTTGTGGCGGACGAGCCCGGTCGCCATCGTGGGCGTCTTCCTCATCGGCGCCTGCAACGGCCCCTTCTGGTCGCTGTCGGCGGTCTATGCCGCCGAGATCGGCCTCTCCACCGCGCAGGTGGGCACCTACATGACGCTCCTGACCGCCGGCTGCGCCGCGCTCCAGATCCCCGTCGGGCGCCTGTCCGACCGGATCGACAGGCGCCGGGTCCTGCTCGGCCTCATCGGCGCCTGCGTGCTCTTCGAGGTCCTGATCGGCCTCCTCGGCGCGCGCCTGCCCCATCCCGTCCTCTACGCGCTCGGCTTCGCGCTCGGGTCGGTCCTGGCGACCCAGTACTACGTGCTGGCCTCCCATGTGAACGACCGCACCGGACGCGAGAACGCCGTCGGCGTCGCCGCGGTGCTGCTGCTGGTCTATTGCCTCGGCGCGATCGCGGGCCCGGTCTCGGCCGCCGCCCTGATGGCGCGCGCCGGCCCCAGCCTGCTCTATCTGCACAACGCCGCCCTCCACGCACTCTTCGGCGGCTACGTACTGTGGCGTATGCTCGCCGCCGGCGCCCCCGAGCGGGCCGCCGCGGCGGCTCCGATCCGTCCGGCGGCCTGA